The genomic stretch GCCGGAGGTCGTAGATGGTTCCTGAGCCAGTGTCGTACAAGGGGAGCATGGCTTTAAGGGATTCCATGCCACGCTCATACAAGGACCTCGCTTCTTTCCCGAGTTTTTCCCCTGCAGTTTCTTTTAAGTCATACAGCCCAATTAAAGAATACATAAAGCCATTTAAAACAAAAGAGCTAGGTGTAGTTGGATATTCTTCATACCAGTCATGTTTATTCATAAACACAGCCTTGACTCCATGCTGCTCTGACAGAAACTTGTAAGGGGCTGTTGCCCTTAAAGCTGAACTGAGGAATATATGGTCTTTTGTTAAGAGATAGGCCCTGACTAAGGTAGAAATGGCTTGCCCTTGGGCCATGGCGGAGTACCACCCTGGCTCTAAAGACTTGAAGCCTTCCCCTAACTTACGGGTCACCATAATTGGCCAGCCGCCTTTCTCATCCTGGTTCCTCACCAGCCAGTCACTGGCAGCGAAGAAGGCAGCCATGTGGGCTGTGGTAGAGATGGTAATGTTGTCAAGGAAGCCCTTCCCTTTTGCAATCAGCCTAACCACCTTCTTGGGCATTATTCTTGTTGGCTTGACAGCTTTTGTGTTGGAAAGACCCACTCCTTTCCTGAGGTCAGTGACCAGGTCCCTGGTAACCGTGCTCCATGATGTTCTGGGCCCGATGCCATAGTATATGTCTCTTTCTTTAAAAGCAATTAGCTGGGTATTTGAGACATAATGTACAgtgaagagctgattcttttCTGTCGTCTCCAGAACCACAGACACACTTCCATTTGTTAAGAACTTGAggtcaaatgaaataataaaatcttttGTGTTCCCCAGTTGCAAGGATACACCTTCACTGGTTTCTGTAggggaaaaaatataacaaaaaatactGGTTAGGATAGAAGGTCTCTCTCCgtatttaaaatttacttaaaattctCCTTGATAACCACTGAccataaaaaattaatacatcaaTATATgttggattattatttttttaagttttatttttactaagtTAACCATAAACAAATGGCAGAATTGTTGAGTCCACGATGGCTTGTGAGCATCAGAACAAAGCTCTTTTACCTTTTGGCCTGTCTAGTTTATATTAGTGGGGTTAATGGCCTTAGCAGATAGCTAAGGTACTATGGTCAGGGTACTATGGTCAAACTGCCTTTTCTAGATCAAAATTGGTTGATCAATAATCAATGACTGTCTAATATACCTattctacaaaaaagaaaaaaaaatagcccaaAGCTGATTCAACACATAGTATTATAAGAAAGAGGCTAGAAGAAAAGAATAGTTAGACATGAATTCATAGAACAGGCAATTATGGAAGTTGTACAGAGAATGAGAACATCTTAGACTTAAACATCAAATGATGCTTTGAGTGACTTTTTGAAAAccaatttcaaatttttttttttggttatgctGCATGCTtgtgggatcgtagttccccCATCAGCAACTGAACTCAGCCCCTCACggtagaagcatggagtcctaaacactggactgccagggaattccctaaacattttttatttaattaatatttggtAAGTATTTACTGTGTTCTAAGTGCTACACATTAATTCATTTAGCCATTATAACAATCACAAGAGTAGTGCTATTATTACTCTTTATGGATGGTGAACAGAGacagaaaagttaagtaacttgcctaaggaaCAAAGAGCTGAACCCAGGTTGTTTAGTCTGGCTCTATAAAGTACATGCTCTTAATCACCCATCGTTGTTGGAAATGATAGGTTTGTTTTCAGACATTCACTGGAATTGTGAATAAAACTTCTGGAAATTAAGCAATGGGCTCCTGTAGTCAACAAAATGTGAGGAATACTGGGGGAGATGGAGGGGAAAGCATAGATTTTGGAGTTAAACAAACCTAGTTTGAATTATTAActccaccacttactagcttTGAGATGTTCAACAAGATACATCtttgagccttggtttcttcatgtGTTAAGCAGAGATAATATTACTTTGCAAGGAAACTGtgaggattaaaaagaaaaaggatagtGGCTTGGAACATAATAAAAAACGATGATGATAATTCTGAAGCCAAAGCGTTCAGAGACTGAAAAAATGGTAAGAGCTGTTCTATTTGG from Capra hircus breed San Clemente chromosome 10, ASM170441v1, whole genome shotgun sequence encodes the following:
- the GLCE gene encoding D-glucuronyl C5-epimerase isoform X2, yielding MASVADKSRFTNVKQFIAPETSEGVSLQLGNTKDFIISFDLKFLTNGSVSVVLETTEKNQLFTVHYVSNTQLIAFKERDIYYGIGPRTSWSTVTRDLVTDLRKGVGLSNTKAVKPTRIMPKKVVRLIAKGKGFLDNITISTTAHMAAFFAASDWLVRNQDEKGGWPIMVTRKLGEGFKSLEPGWYSAMAQGQAISTLVRAYLLTKDHIFLSSALRATAPYKFLSEQHGVKAVFMNKHDWYEEYPTTPSSFVLNGFMYSLIGLYDLKETAGEKLGKEARSLYERGMESLKAMLPLYDTGSGTIYDLRHFMLGIAPNLARWDYHTTHINQLQLLSTIDESPIFKEFVKRWKSYLKGNRAKHN